In Nitrososphaerota archaeon, a single genomic region encodes these proteins:
- the coxB gene encoding cytochrome c oxidase subunit II, giving the protein MYSGILSSLPSTVATYDFLFNWYLFFGVGAAVVVISLLVFFMYRYRYRGESGPPPVHKTEGWKIVLVTVLISISVLTAAEYQTFASFGNIEMPSQCSAIPDPCVTIRLSAFQWGWNFTYPDGKFAVSTQNQPLTVPAGTIVIMNITSKDVFHSFGIPMLDVKEDAVPGKVNQLWFMASNTGFYTDAIRCFELCGVGHAFMLGNVSVIDAATWQTQFGGVKP; this is encoded by the coding sequence ATGTATTCGGGTATCCTGTCATCCCTGCCCTCGACGGTGGCAACCTATGACTTCCTCTTCAACTGGTACCTCTTCTTCGGCGTGGGCGCAGCGGTTGTCGTAATCTCGCTCCTCGTGTTCTTCATGTACAGGTACCGATACAGGGGCGAAAGCGGACCTCCCCCGGTGCACAAGACCGAGGGGTGGAAGATAGTCCTGGTGACGGTCCTGATCAGCATCTCCGTCCTCACTGCGGCCGAGTATCAGACCTTCGCTAGCTTCGGAAACATCGAGATGCCCAGCCAGTGCTCCGCCATCCCCGACCCCTGCGTGACCATCCGCCTCTCCGCATTCCAGTGGGGCTGGAACTTCACCTACCCCGACGGCAAGTTCGCGGTATCGACCCAGAACCAGCCTCTGACGGTCCCGGCAGGTACGATTGTGATCATGAACATCACGAGCAAGGACGTGTTCCATTCGTTCGGGATCCCCATGCTGGACGTGAAGGAGGACGCTGTCCCCGGCAAGGTGAACCAGCTCTGGTTCATGGCTTCGAACACTGGATTCTACACCGACGCCATCAGATGCTTCGAGCTCTGCGGCGTGGGCCATGCGTTCATGCTGGGCAACGTCAGCGTCATCGACGCTGCGACCTGGCAGACCCAGTTCGGCGGAGTGAAACCCTAG